One Dictyoglomus turgidum DSM 6724 DNA window includes the following coding sequences:
- a CDS encoding ATP phosphoribosyltransferase regulatory subunit, whose protein sequence is MKRESLEKIIRRRLELWGYNEIRIPILYEDIWGKENLIYFEKNGKFLALRPEITREILKSIRYDKIPKRMFYMGPIFKLNGREVEENYQIGWELIYKPSLWRDVEVLLIIKEVFEDIGVDDYIIELGNTKIWDFILRFIKDEEKVKSLREFLVKRDYVSFLDKSDLSNSELKSEILNLFYYDSCDEDCVFLNSSLRDEINFLNSFKKLLVKLGFKEDKLIVNPALMRPYEYYDGIIFEVYLKNSKTSLGGGGSYIERNKYNELLYGFGFAFVEEKLLELVNGTFLEENIRYFVYPEEQFIRIYEDMRKEREKGIISVFIPKDEGVLE, encoded by the coding sequence ATGAAAAGAGAGAGTCTAGAAAAGATTATAAGAAGAAGACTTGAGCTTTGGGGTTATAATGAAATAAGAATACCCATCTTATATGAAGATATTTGGGGAAAGGAAAACCTTATTTATTTTGAGAAAAATGGAAAGTTTTTAGCCTTAAGACCTGAAATTACTCGAGAGATATTAAAGTCTATAAGATATGACAAGATTCCTAAGAGAATGTTTTATATGGGACCAATTTTTAAATTAAATGGGAGAGAAGTAGAAGAGAATTACCAGATTGGTTGGGAGCTGATCTATAAACCGTCGCTTTGGAGAGATGTGGAAGTCCTTCTTATTATCAAGGAGGTTTTTGAGGATATAGGAGTAGATGATTACATTATTGAGCTTGGAAATACTAAAATTTGGGATTTTATTTTGAGGTTTATAAAGGATGAGGAGAAAGTAAAATCTCTAAGAGAATTTCTTGTTAAGAGAGATTATGTATCTTTTTTAGATAAATCAGATCTATCCAATTCTGAGCTTAAAAGTGAGATTTTGAACCTCTTTTATTATGACAGTTGTGATGAAGATTGTGTTTTTTTAAACTCTTCTCTTAGAGATGAGATTAATTTTTTGAATAGTTTTAAAAAGCTTCTCGTTAAATTAGGATTTAAAGAAGATAAACTCATAGTTAACCCTGCTTTAATGAGACCTTACGAATACTATGATGGGATTATTTTTGAAGTCTATTTGAAAAACTCTAAAACATCTTTAGGTGGTGGAGGAAGTTATATTGAAAGGAATAAATATAACGAACTTCTATATGGATTTGGGTTTGCTTTTGTAGAAGAAAAACTATTGGAGTTAGTTAATGGAACTTTTTTGGAGGAAAATATAAGGTATTTTGTTTATCCTGAGGAACAATTTATAAGGATCTATGAGGATATGCGCAAGGAAAGAGAAAAAGGTATAATTTCTGTATTCATTCCTAAGGATGAGGGAGTGTTAGAATGA
- the hisG gene encoding ATP phosphoribosyltransferase produces the protein MIRVAIPTGRMLEQALDFLRNFDDRLLDEEKGRKLRIHGERFEVFLAKPWDLPLYVEERVVDLGIIGRDVIWEQEKNVVNLISLPFGYCKMVIAGYPYVSLKGNGKEIRIATKYENITKKLLENRWGKIKIIKLNGSVELGPILNISDLIVDIVETGKTLRDNGLEVKEVLFESSACLISNVVSFAYLRKEILSFVKEVRKLNDKCN, from the coding sequence ATGATAAGGGTTGCAATACCTACAGGAAGAATGCTTGAACAGGCATTAGATTTTTTAAGAAATTTTGATGATAGACTTCTTGATGAAGAAAAGGGGCGTAAGTTGAGGATACATGGGGAAAGATTTGAGGTATTCCTCGCCAAACCTTGGGATCTTCCCTTGTATGTTGAGGAAAGAGTAGTAGATCTTGGAATTATTGGAAGGGATGTAATTTGGGAACAAGAAAAAAATGTGGTTAATTTGATCTCTCTTCCTTTTGGTTATTGTAAAATGGTTATAGCAGGTTATCCTTATGTTTCTCTTAAAGGAAATGGAAAGGAGATTAGAATTGCTACTAAGTATGAAAATATTACTAAGAAACTTCTTGAAAACAGATGGGGTAAAATTAAGATTATTAAACTTAACGGTTCCGTAGAACTTGGTCCTATTTTAAATATATCAGATCTTATTGTAGATATAGTGGAGACGGGGAAGACATTAAGGGATAATGGACTTGAAGTTAAAGAAGTATTGTTTGAGTCTTCTGCGTGTTTAATATCGAACGTGGTAAGTTTTGCATATCTTCGGAAAGAAATTTTGAGTTTTGTAAAAGAGGTGAGAAAATTAAATGATAAATGTAATTAA
- the hisD gene encoding histidinol dehydrogenase translates to MINVIKGLDFNLKLLRMEESKVKEVEKEVDFIVEEIRTKGDLALHNFSLKFDNYDSKKYGFKISVPEIDLSNDFATAIKVMIERVKNYYIHEYKNSWFYKDGESILGQLIVPVDSVLLYVPGGKASYPSTVVMGLIPAMIAGVKNLYVTTPPSKREDRNLLYTLRLLGIKELYVLGGAHAISAFAYGTESIPKVDMIIGPGNLYVALAKKRVFGDVNIDGIFGPSEILVWINYRGKDLNLRKIVCDFLAQLEHSPYDRGWMILPEELLDKVMGLIKEEVEGSGRGDILKEAIKNSFLIIEEDEERAINLINQIAPEHLEIIDFSGERHIPYIKNAGAIFINHSSIFGDFIAGPSHILPTGGSAKFSSGLSVNSFLKRISFVKLSAKEQKILAEYGSIIAREEGFYMHEKSLRNYKEE, encoded by the coding sequence ATGATAAATGTAATTAAGGGACTGGATTTTAATTTAAAACTTTTGAGAATGGAGGAGTCAAAAGTTAAAGAAGTAGAAAAAGAGGTAGATTTTATTGTAGAAGAGATTAGGACCAAAGGAGATTTAGCTCTTCATAATTTCTCTTTAAAATTTGATAACTACGATTCTAAAAAATATGGGTTCAAAATAAGTGTCCCGGAAATTGATTTATCTAATGATTTTGCTACAGCAATTAAGGTAATGATTGAAAGGGTTAAAAATTATTATATCCATGAATATAAAAATTCATGGTTTTATAAAGATGGGGAAAGTATTTTAGGGCAGCTAATTGTGCCTGTGGACAGTGTGCTTCTTTATGTTCCAGGTGGAAAGGCTTCTTATCCTTCTACAGTAGTTATGGGGCTTATTCCTGCTATGATTGCTGGAGTCAAAAATTTATATGTAACGACACCCCCTTCTAAAAGAGAGGATAGAAACTTATTATATACTTTAAGACTTCTTGGCATAAAGGAGTTATATGTTCTTGGCGGAGCTCATGCTATTTCAGCTTTTGCTTATGGTACAGAGTCTATTCCTAAGGTGGATATGATTATTGGACCTGGAAACTTATATGTGGCCCTTGCTAAGAAGAGGGTTTTTGGAGATGTAAATATTGACGGGATATTTGGTCCCAGTGAGATTTTAGTGTGGATTAATTATAGAGGTAAAGATCTAAATCTGAGAAAAATAGTGTGTGATTTTTTGGCTCAGTTAGAACACTCTCCTTATGATAGGGGGTGGATGATCTTACCTGAAGAATTACTTGATAAAGTAATGGGCTTAATTAAAGAGGAAGTTGAAGGATCGGGAAGAGGTGATATTTTGAAAGAAGCAATAAAAAATTCCTTTCTGATAATTGAAGAGGATGAGGAAAGAGCTATCAATTTAATAAATCAAATTGCCCCAGAGCATCTTGAGATTATTGATTTTTCAGGGGAGAGACATATCCCATATATCAAAAATGCTGGAGCCATATTTATAAACCATTCCTCCATATTTGGAGATTTTATTGCAGGGCCGAGTCATATTTTACCTACAGGCGGATCTGCAAAGTTTTCGTCAGGGCTTTCTGTTAATTCTTTTTTAAAGAGAATAAGCTTTGTAAAGCTTAGTGCAAAAGAGCAAAAAATACTTGCGGAATACGGAAGTATCATAGCAAGAGAGGAAGGTTTCTATATGCATGAAAAGAGTTTAAGAAACTATAAGGAGGAGTGA
- the hisC gene encoding histidinol-phosphate transaminase codes for MKKLNIEKLLKSNYVGYKANVPDLPIKLSRNENPYDIPKEIKEEILNELLNTPWNRYPDGQSLRLRNKLAEFLNLSAENILVGTGSGELIQLVFNGFLEEGDRVILPVPTFPLYEKLLQQRKIEIIKVFLNKEDFSLNFDLLKNYFQYNPKILVITNPNNPTGNFLLKKEDFEKIKDFPGIILIDEAYYEFSGLTFLSHTETFPNVIILRTFSKAFSGAGIRLGYLISNSKIVGYLNNFKLPYNVNVFTQIAGERLIEKWDLLKNRIEIIKRERDRVFEEMQRLKDIKVYPSETNFILFRSKKIYEILKKCEEEGIALRDFSKEPLLENCLRVSIGDRRENDIFIRVLKEVCI; via the coding sequence GTGAAGAAATTGAATATAGAAAAACTCTTGAAAAGTAATTATGTAGGGTATAAGGCTAATGTTCCTGATTTGCCTATTAAGCTTTCAAGAAATGAGAATCCTTATGATATCCCTAAGGAGATAAAGGAAGAGATTCTTAATGAATTATTAAACACTCCTTGGAATAGGTATCCGGATGGGCAGTCTTTAAGATTAAGAAATAAATTAGCAGAATTTCTAAATTTATCTGCAGAAAATATTTTGGTGGGTACTGGTTCTGGAGAACTGATTCAACTGGTTTTTAATGGATTCCTTGAAGAAGGAGATAGAGTTATATTGCCTGTACCTACTTTTCCTCTTTACGAGAAACTTTTACAGCAAAGAAAAATAGAGATAATAAAGGTTTTTCTGAATAAAGAAGATTTTTCTTTAAATTTTGATTTGCTAAAAAATTATTTCCAATATAACCCTAAAATTCTTGTGATTACTAATCCTAACAATCCTACCGGAAATTTTTTGTTAAAAAAGGAAGATTTTGAGAAGATTAAAGATTTTCCAGGAATTATATTAATAGATGAAGCCTATTATGAATTTTCTGGCTTAACTTTTTTGTCTCACACAGAAACATTTCCTAATGTGATTATTTTAAGGACCTTTTCTAAGGCTTTTTCTGGCGCAGGTATAAGGTTAGGATATTTGATTTCTAATTCCAAAATTGTTGGGTATTTGAACAATTTCAAGCTACCTTATAATGTGAATGTTTTTACACAGATAGCAGGGGAAAGGTTAATTGAAAAATGGGATTTGTTAAAAAATAGAATAGAAATTATTAAAAGAGAAAGGGATAGAGTGTTTGAAGAGATGCAAAGACTTAAAGACATAAAAGTTTATCCTTCTGAAACAAATTTTATTTTGTTTAGGTCTAAAAAGATATATGAAATATTGAAAAAATGCGAAGAAGAAGGAATAGCTCTAAGAGATTTTAGTAAAGAACCCCTTCTTGAAAATTGTCTAAGAGTATCCATTGGGGATAGAAGGGAAAACGATATTTTCATAAGAGTATTAAAAGAGGTGTGTATATGA
- a CDS encoding imidazoleglycerol-phosphate dehydratase translates to MRKSEIERETKETYVKILLNLDGSGSFLGDFPVPYYKHLFSAFCFYAEWDVEIMAKGDVEVDPHHLIEDTGIVWGKAFYSAVSNSNFLRFSSKIVPMDEALVMAVVDISGRPYLEIRDDKGILNGRLIKEFLRGFVNNSQITLHIWLLSGENLHHIEEAIFKALGLALGEASKEVPNLKSTKGKIW, encoded by the coding sequence ATGAGAAAATCGGAGATTGAGAGGGAAACAAAAGAGACTTATGTGAAAATATTATTGAACCTTGATGGAAGTGGATCTTTTTTAGGAGATTTTCCTGTCCCTTATTATAAACACCTATTTTCTGCGTTTTGCTTTTATGCAGAATGGGATGTGGAGATAATGGCTAAGGGAGATGTTGAGGTAGATCCTCATCATCTCATAGAGGATACAGGTATAGTGTGGGGAAAGGCGTTTTATAGCGCAGTTTCTAATTCTAATTTTTTGCGATTTTCGAGTAAAATTGTTCCTATGGATGAAGCCCTAGTTATGGCAGTAGTAGATATAAGTGGAAGGCCTTATTTGGAGATAAGAGATGACAAGGGGATTTTAAATGGAAGACTTATAAAGGAGTTTTTGAGAGGATTTGTAAATAATTCTCAGATAACCTTACATATATGGTTGCTCTCAGGAGAAAATTTACATCATATTGAGGAGGCTATTTTTAAAGCTTTGGGTCTTGCTTTAGGGGAAGCTTCAAAAGAGGTACCTAATCTTAAGTCTACAAAGGGGAAGATATGGTGA
- the hisH gene encoding imidazole glycerol phosphate synthase subunit HisH, with protein sequence MVKALIVDYAAGNLFSIIKAFKYIGIDPIVSNNPKDWEKADLLVFPGQGNFSQAMLNLRNEEKDAIFRELLRKKPFLGICLGMQILFEESEEAPGVPGFGLFKGKVKKIPVNKIPHLGWNEVDLKRESTFFKNIPNRSFFYFVHSYYVDTKEDIIYGFTEYGIAFPSFIVKDNIIGVQFHPEKSSDKGVKFLSNVLEEIQKC encoded by the coding sequence ATGGTGAAAGCACTTATTGTGGATTATGCTGCAGGAAATTTATTCAGTATAATTAAGGCTTTTAAATATATTGGTATTGATCCTATAGTAAGTAATAATCCTAAAGACTGGGAAAAGGCAGATCTTCTTGTGTTTCCTGGACAGGGAAATTTCTCACAGGCAATGCTAAACTTAAGAAATGAAGAAAAGGATGCAATTTTTAGGGAACTCTTGAGAAAGAAACCTTTTCTTGGAATATGTCTTGGTATGCAAATACTTTTTGAGGAAAGCGAAGAAGCACCAGGTGTTCCTGGTTTTGGATTATTTAAAGGTAAGGTTAAGAAAATTCCAGTGAATAAGATTCCTCATCTTGGTTGGAATGAGGTAGATTTAAAAAGAGAGAGTACCTTTTTCAAAAACATCCCTAATAGATCTTTCTTTTATTTTGTCCATTCTTACTATGTGGATACAAAAGAGGATATTATTTATGGATTTACCGAGTATGGGATAGCTTTTCCATCCTTTATTGTAAAGGATAACATCATTGGGGTACAATTTCATCCAGAAAAAAGTAGTGATAAGGGAGTAAAGTTTTTGAGTAATGTACTGGAGGAAATCCAAAAATGTTAA
- a CDS encoding HisA/HisF-related TIM barrel protein — protein MLIIPAIDIYKSKVVRMETGKKEKIILEFDNPIDLAKYWEKKGAKALHLIDLQSAIDGIDENKNIIREIIKNVSIPVEVGGGYRDKEKIEEAINWGVWRVIVSSILEKDLGYLSDLFSKYKEKIIPSIDWYDGRVGIKGWQDFVEWRNIKDKLDLLRVKEVIFTDISRDGTLRGINVENIKTFLRLHDYDIWIAGGISSIEDIIKIKNIWKETERIKGVIIGRALLEGRINWEEAEDIINAG, from the coding sequence ATGTTAATTATTCCTGCTATTGATATTTATAAATCTAAAGTAGTGAGAATGGAGACTGGTAAAAAAGAAAAGATTATTCTTGAATTTGATAATCCAATAGATCTTGCTAAATATTGGGAAAAGAAAGGAGCAAAAGCTCTGCATCTTATTGATCTTCAGAGTGCCATTGATGGAATCGATGAGAACAAAAATATAATAAGAGAGATAATAAAAAATGTTTCAATTCCTGTGGAGGTAGGTGGGGGATATAGAGATAAGGAAAAAATTGAAGAGGCTATAAATTGGGGAGTATGGAGGGTGATTGTAAGTAGTATTTTAGAAAAAGATTTAGGTTATCTTTCTGATCTTTTCTCAAAATACAAAGAGAAAATAATTCCAAGCATAGATTGGTATGATGGAAGAGTAGGGATCAAGGGATGGCAGGATTTTGTAGAATGGAGAAATATTAAAGATAAACTTGACCTTCTTAGAGTAAAGGAAGTAATTTTTACAGATATATCCCGGGATGGTACCTTAAGAGGGATAAATGTGGAAAATATTAAGACTTTTTTGAGGCTTCATGATTATGATATTTGGATAGCGGGGGGAATATCTTCTATAGAAGATATAATTAAGATTAAAAATATCTGGAAAGAAACAGAAAGGATAAAAGGGGTAATAATAGGAAGAGCTCTTTTGGAAGGGAGAATTAACTGGGAGGAGGCAGAGGATATTATAAATGCTGGCTAA
- the hisF gene encoding imidazole glycerol phosphate synthase subunit HisF: MLAKRIIPCLDTIGKKVVKGTSFINVRVVGDAKELARRYEKEGADEIVLLDITASEEGRSTFVDVVTDVASELFVPLTVGGGIKNIEDVRRLLKAGADKVSINTSAVENPDLINQIASEFGSQCLVVAIDVKRRGKKSWEVYIKGGKVPTGIDFKDWVIEVEKRGAGEILLTSIDADGHLSGYDYELLEYALSYSNLPLIASGGAGSLEDLYKALKIGVDAVLAASIFHFGTYSIPEVKRYLREKGIWVRLD; this comes from the coding sequence ATGCTGGCTAAAAGAATAATTCCCTGTCTTGATACTATTGGGAAGAAGGTAGTAAAGGGGACAAGTTTCATAAATGTAAGAGTGGTGGGTGATGCTAAAGAACTTGCAAGAAGATACGAAAAAGAGGGAGCAGATGAGATAGTACTTCTTGATATAACTGCTAGTGAAGAGGGAAGAAGTACTTTTGTGGATGTGGTTACCGATGTTGCATCAGAGCTTTTTGTTCCTTTGACAGTAGGTGGTGGAATAAAAAACATAGAGGATGTAAGGAGACTTCTAAAGGCAGGAGCTGATAAAGTTTCTATAAATACCTCGGCTGTAGAGAATCCCGATCTAATAAATCAGATTGCTTCAGAGTTTGGGAGTCAATGTCTTGTAGTAGCCATTGATGTAAAAAGGAGAGGGAAAAAATCTTGGGAAGTATATATAAAAGGTGGGAAAGTCCCTACTGGGATTGATTTTAAAGATTGGGTAATTGAGGTAGAGAAGAGAGGAGCTGGTGAAATTCTTTTAACTAGTATAGATGCAGATGGACATCTTTCTGGATACGATTATGAGCTTCTTGAATATGCTTTAAGTTATTCAAATCTTCCATTAATAGCTTCTGGTGGTGCGGGATCTTTGGAGGATTTATATAAAGCATTAAAAATTGGTGTCGATGCAGTTCTTGCTGCCTCAATTTTTCATTTTGGCACTTATTCTATTCCTGAAGTTAAAAGATATTTAAGGGAGAAGGGAATATGGGTGAGATTAGATTAG
- the hisIE gene encoding bifunctional phosphoribosyl-AMP cyclohydrolase/phosphoribosyl-ATP diphosphatase HisIE, translating to MGEIRLEINELIEDLKFDEKGLIPVIVQDYKTGKVLMHAYMNEEALKKTIETGEAWYYSRSRRTLWHKGETSGNYQKVVDIAVDCDKDTLLLLVEQIGVACHTGNFSCFYRSLKGGASFIFHLENLLRERKKTLPENSYSAKLFREGKEKILQKLGEESIETIIAGMNGKKDEFIYEASDLLFHFLVSLIEENVEFREIIEELIRRHK from the coding sequence ATGGGTGAGATTAGATTAGAAATTAATGAGTTGATTGAAGATCTAAAATTTGATGAAAAAGGACTTATTCCTGTGATTGTGCAGGATTACAAGACAGGAAAAGTATTAATGCATGCTTATATGAATGAGGAGGCTTTAAAGAAAACCATAGAAACAGGAGAAGCTTGGTATTATAGTAGAAGTAGAAGAACCTTGTGGCATAAGGGGGAAACCTCTGGTAATTATCAAAAAGTGGTAGATATAGCAGTAGATTGTGATAAAGATACTTTACTCCTTCTTGTGGAACAGATAGGCGTTGCTTGTCATACTGGAAATTTTAGCTGTTTCTATAGATCTTTGAAAGGAGGAGCAAGTTTTATCTTTCACCTTGAAAATCTTTTAAGAGAAAGGAAAAAAACTCTTCCTGAAAATTCTTATTCAGCAAAACTTTTTAGAGAGGGAAAAGAAAAAATCCTGCAAAAATTAGGGGAAGAGTCTATTGAGACTATAATTGCTGGAATGAACGGGAAAAAGGATGAATTCATATACGAAGCTTCAGATTTATTATTTCATTTTCTTGTTTCTCTTATAGAGGAAAATGTGGAATTTAGGGAGATTATTGAAGAGTTAATTAGGAGACATAAATAA
- a CDS encoding transglycosylase domain-containing protein — MKNKYVKEIKISGNKKRKNFIYVLLGIFSFILILLVGVSIYVLTVIRDIPPIDRWVEIKPSQTTIIYSIDNKILGRLYKENRIYVPLYKISPYLQQAVVVSEDKEFYTHSGVSIRGLVRAILVDLLHLEKKQGGSTITQQVAELLFLSPERTINKKIKKIYIATKLEKYFTKQQILEMYLNLIYWGHGNYGAEAASQYYFGKSASDLTIPESALLAAIIPAPELLSPYKNPDKALMLRNIVIEKLYQEGYINQADYEKSIKAPLGIIKRDDDSPQAKNIAPYFFDYVLKELINKFGKDMVYSGGLKVYTTLDTNLQSYAEASLKKIIEQYGKKYKVSQGALLAIDPNTGYIKAWVGGIDYSKSQFDRVSMAVRQPGSAFKPFVYLTAIQKGFKPYDLIEEKEVTYTFNKKIWKPKNYDGKLHGTITLQEALENSYNLATILLLEEVGVGDVIRNARKLGIESPLEPSLALALGTSGVTLYELVRAYSGFANGGNRITPIAILRVEDSKGNILYNSAPELTPVIEKDVIATLVKMMKRVITNGTGTRANIGRPAAGKTGTTDDYRDAWFIGFTPDLCAGIWMGNDDYTPTNKVPGGLLPAMTWKEFMQNALKNIPPRDFDFLIESQPIPQEQTQKEETQTETYTLTYTQ, encoded by the coding sequence ATGAAAAACAAGTATGTGAAAGAGATAAAAATAAGTGGAAATAAAAAAAGAAAAAATTTTATATATGTTCTTCTGGGGATTTTCAGTTTTATCTTGATTCTTTTGGTTGGAGTTTCTATTTACGTATTGACGGTAATTAGAGATATACCTCCAATAGATAGATGGGTGGAGATCAAACCAAGCCAAACCACTATAATCTATTCCATAGACAATAAGATTTTAGGAAGACTGTATAAGGAAAATCGTATATATGTTCCACTCTACAAAATATCTCCTTATCTTCAGCAAGCAGTAGTAGTCTCAGAAGACAAAGAATTTTATACTCATTCAGGAGTAAGCATAAGAGGATTAGTAAGAGCAATCCTTGTGGATCTTTTACATTTAGAAAAAAAACAAGGAGGAAGTACTATTACCCAGCAAGTTGCAGAGCTTCTTTTTCTGTCTCCCGAAAGGACTATAAATAAAAAGATCAAAAAAATTTATATAGCTACAAAATTAGAGAAATATTTTACAAAACAGCAAATTCTTGAAATGTATTTAAACTTAATATATTGGGGACATGGGAATTATGGGGCAGAAGCTGCCTCCCAATACTATTTTGGAAAAAGTGCTTCTGATTTAACTATACCAGAATCTGCATTACTCGCAGCTATCATTCCTGCTCCAGAACTTCTTTCTCCTTATAAAAATCCCGATAAAGCTTTAATGCTAAGAAATATAGTAATTGAGAAACTGTATCAAGAGGGTTATATAAACCAGGCCGATTATGAAAAGTCAATCAAAGCACCTTTAGGAATAATTAAGAGAGATGATGATTCTCCTCAGGCAAAAAATATTGCTCCTTATTTTTTTGATTATGTCCTAAAAGAGCTAATAAACAAATTTGGAAAAGATATGGTGTATAGCGGTGGACTTAAGGTCTACACTACCTTGGATACGAATCTCCAAAGCTACGCAGAAGCCTCTCTTAAAAAGATCATTGAACAATATGGTAAAAAGTATAAAGTAAGTCAAGGTGCATTGCTTGCTATTGATCCTAACACAGGATACATAAAGGCATGGGTTGGAGGGATAGACTACTCGAAAAGTCAATTTGATAGGGTATCTATGGCTGTAAGACAACCTGGTTCTGCTTTTAAACCTTTTGTATATCTCACCGCTATACAAAAGGGATTTAAACCATATGATCTTATTGAAGAAAAAGAGGTAACTTACACTTTTAACAAGAAAATATGGAAGCCTAAGAATTATGATGGAAAATTACATGGAACAATCACCCTCCAGGAAGCTTTAGAAAATTCATACAATCTAGCTACTATTCTCTTGCTGGAAGAAGTAGGCGTTGGAGATGTAATAAGAAATGCAAGAAAACTTGGTATAGAAAGTCCCCTCGAACCAAGTCTTGCTCTTGCCCTTGGCACTTCTGGAGTTACCTTATATGAATTGGTAAGAGCCTATTCTGGATTTGCAAATGGTGGGAACAGGATAACCCCAATAGCTATTTTAAGGGTTGAAGATTCAAAGGGAAATATTTTATATAACAGTGCCCCAGAACTTACCCCAGTAATAGAGAAGGATGTGATAGCAACTCTTGTTAAAATGATGAAAAGAGTGATCACTAATGGTACTGGAACCAGAGCGAATATTGGAAGGCCTGCTGCAGGTAAAACAGGAACTACGGATGATTACAGAGATGCTTGGTTTATTGGTTTTACTCCTGATCTTTGCGCTGGAATTTGGATGGGTAATGACGATTATACCCCAACTAACAAGGTTCCTGGAGGATTACTGCCCGCTATGACTTGGAAGGAATTCATGCAAAATGCTTTGAAAAATATACCACCAAGAGATTTTGACTTTCTCATAGAGTCTCAACCTATCCCTCAGGAACAAACTCAAAAAGAAGAGACTCAAACAGAAACCTATACTCTAACCTACACCCAATAA
- the rapZ gene encoding RNase adapter RapZ has translation MDFQVFIITGLSGAGKSQSLRILEDLGFFCVDNIPPKLVPTLIDLCLATNGKISGLAVVIDIRTENFLESFKEMVEIIKSRNIPYKILFLEAKDEVIVKRYNETRRIHPLLKEGGTILESIRLEKEKLWEIRNLATDIVNTSDFSIKELKEVILKIVTSLNTTVKPNFLITITSFGFKYGVPIDAHLVFDVRFLPNPFYDPKLRPFSGKSEEVRGFVLSKKEARDFIEHIKKLLDFLIPLYEEEGRTVLNIAIGCTGGRHRAVVIADEIFFYLAPKYNTHLLHRDIEKDVHILK, from the coding sequence ATGGATTTTCAAGTATTTATAATAACAGGATTATCTGGGGCTGGAAAATCACAATCCTTAAGAATTTTGGAGGATCTTGGTTTCTTCTGTGTAGATAATATACCTCCAAAATTAGTACCTACCCTTATTGATCTTTGTTTAGCTACAAATGGTAAAATTTCAGGCCTTGCGGTAGTAATAGATATACGCACTGAAAATTTTTTGGAAAGCTTTAAAGAGATGGTAGAGATAATCAAATCTCGAAATATTCCATATAAAATCCTCTTTTTAGAAGCCAAAGATGAGGTTATAGTTAAAAGATATAACGAGACCAGGAGAATACATCCTCTTTTAAAAGAAGGGGGAACTATTCTTGAAAGTATTAGGCTTGAGAAGGAAAAACTTTGGGAGATTAGAAATTTAGCTACCGATATTGTAAATACTTCTGATTTCTCTATAAAGGAGCTTAAAGAAGTAATATTAAAAATAGTAACCTCATTAAATACGACTGTTAAGCCTAATTTTCTAATTACAATAACTTCCTTTGGATTTAAGTATGGAGTACCTATTGATGCTCATTTGGTTTTTGATGTCAGATTTTTACCTAATCCTTTTTATGATCCAAAACTTAGACCTTTTTCTGGTAAGTCTGAAGAGGTAAGAGGCTTTGTGTTAAGTAAAAAAGAAGCACGTGATTTCATTGAACATATAAAGAAACTGCTTGACTTTTTGATACCTCTATATGAGGAAGAAGGAAGAACAGTTCTTAATATTGCAATAGGTTGTACAGGAGGAAGACACCGAGCAGTAGTAATAGCTGATGAGATATTTTTCTATTTAGCTCCAAAGTATAATACTCATCTCCTTCATAGGGATATAGAGAAAGATGTTCATATATTAAAATAA